A single genomic interval of Orcinus orca chromosome 19, mOrcOrc1.1, whole genome shotgun sequence harbors:
- the SLC16A3 gene encoding monocarboxylate transporter 4 isoform X1, with product MQEVLGHRAGGVFTPLSQQILHISASPTRELVYSSPLVGRHESFSGQQAAGSNTPSLPHACSKAYSVLETASVRDAEPALLAMGGAVVEEGLTGVKAPDGGWGWAILWGCFVITGFSYAFPKAVSVFFKELIREFGIGYSDTAWISSILLAMLYGTGPLCSVCVNRFGCRPVMFTGGLLASLGMVSASFCGSIIQLYFTTGVITGLGLALNFQPSLIMLNRYFNKRRPMANGLAAAGSPVFLCALSPLGQVLQDHYGWRGGFLILGGLLLNCCVCAALMRPLEAPRLGSGSGPGPQRPPRRLLDLSVFRDRGFVIYALAASIMVLGLFVPPVFVVNYAKDLGVPDTQAAFLLTILGFIDIFARPTAGFITGLKKVRPYSVYLFSFAMFFNGFTDLTGSTASDYGGLVVFCIFFGISYGMVGALQFEVLMAIVGTQKFSSAIGLVLLLEAIAVLIGPPSGGKLLDATHVYQYVFVLAGAEVLASSLVLVLGNFLCIGKRPEAATEEEHHKPPEDVKVDSREVEQFLKTEPEKNGEVVHTPETSV from the exons ATGCAGGAAGTGCTCGGGCATCGTGCAGGTGGAGTGTTTACACCACTAAGTCAGCAGATACTACACATCAGCGCTTCCCCCACCAGGGAGCTGGTTTATAGCTCACCGCTGGTGGGGAGACACGAGAGCTTCAGTGGGCAGCAAGCGGCTGGATCCAACACGCCCTCCCTTCCCCACGCCTGCAGCAAGGCCTACTCTGTCCTTGAAACAGCTTCTGTCAG GGACGCGGAACCAGCCCTCCTGGCCATGGGAGGGGCAGTGGTCGAAGAGGGCCTGACGGGCGTCAAGGCCCCAgatgggggctggggctgggccatCCTTTGGGGCTGTTTTGTCATCACAGGCTTCTCCTACGCCTTCCCCAAGGCGGTCAGCGTCTTCTTCAAAGAGCTCATACGAGAGTTTGGGATAGGCTACAGTGACACAGCCTGGATCTCCTCCATCCTGTTGGCCATGCTGTACGGGACAG gcccGCTCTGCAGCGTGTGTGTGAATCGCTTTGGCTGCCGGCCCGTCATGTTCACAGGTGGCCTCTTGGCGTCCCTGGGCATGGTGTCTGCATCCTTCTGTGGAAGCATCATCCAGCTCTACTTCACCACTGGGGTCATTACCG GCTTGGGTTTGGCGCTCAACTTCCAGCCCTCACTCATCATGCTCAACCGCTACTTCAACAAGCGGCGCCCCATGGCCAACGGGTTGGCGGCAGCGGGCAGCCCGGTGTTCCTGTGCGCCCTGTCCCCACTGGGGCAGGTGCTGCAGGACCACTATGGCTGGCGGGGTGGCTTCCTCATCCTGGGTGGCCTGCTGCTCAACTGCTGCGTGTGTGCTGCACTCATGCGGCCCCTGGAGGCGCCCCGGCTGGGTTCAGGTTCAGGGCCTGGGCCCCAGCGGCCACCCCGGCGGCTCCTGGACCTGAGCGTCTTCAGGGACCGCGGCTTTGTCATCTATGCCCTGGCCGCCTCCATCATGGTGCTGGGGCTCTTTGTGCCGCCCGTGTTCGTGGTGAACTACGCCAAGGACCTGGGTGTGCCCGACACCCAGGCGGCCTTCCTGCTGACCATCCTGGGCTTTATCGACATCTTCGCGAGGCCCACCGCCGGCTTCATCACAGGGCTCAAGAAGGTGCGGCCCTACTCTGTGTACCTCTTCAGCTTCGCCATGTTCTTCAACGGCTTCACCGACCTCACGGGATCTACAGCCAGTGACTACGGTGGCCTGGTGGTCTTCTGCATCTTCTTCGGCATCTCCTACGGCATGGTGGGGGCCCTGCAGTTCGAGGTACTCATGGCCATTGTGGGCACCCAGAAGTTCTCCAGTGCCATTGGCCTCGTGCTGCTGCTGGAGGCCATAGCTGTGCTCATTGGGCCCCCGTCGGGAG GCAAGCTCCTGGATGCGACGCACGTGTACCAGTATGTGTTTGTCCTGGCGGGGGCTGAGGTGCTGGCCTCCTCCCTCGTGCTGGTGCTGGGCAACTTCTTATGCATTGGGAAGAGGCCCGAGGCGGCCACGGAGGAGGAGCATCACAAGCCCCCCGAGGACGTGAAGGTGGACTCTCGGGAGGTGGAGCAATTCCTGAAGACAGAGCCTGAGAAGAACGGGGAGGTCGTTCACACCCCAGAAACGAGCGTCTGA
- the SLC16A3 gene encoding monocarboxylate transporter 4 isoform X2 — protein MGGAVVEEGLTGVKAPDGGWGWAILWGCFVITGFSYAFPKAVSVFFKELIREFGIGYSDTAWISSILLAMLYGTGPLCSVCVNRFGCRPVMFTGGLLASLGMVSASFCGSIIQLYFTTGVITGLGLALNFQPSLIMLNRYFNKRRPMANGLAAAGSPVFLCALSPLGQVLQDHYGWRGGFLILGGLLLNCCVCAALMRPLEAPRLGSGSGPGPQRPPRRLLDLSVFRDRGFVIYALAASIMVLGLFVPPVFVVNYAKDLGVPDTQAAFLLTILGFIDIFARPTAGFITGLKKVRPYSVYLFSFAMFFNGFTDLTGSTASDYGGLVVFCIFFGISYGMVGALQFEVLMAIVGTQKFSSAIGLVLLLEAIAVLIGPPSGGKLLDATHVYQYVFVLAGAEVLASSLVLVLGNFLCIGKRPEAATEEEHHKPPEDVKVDSREVEQFLKTEPEKNGEVVHTPETSV, from the exons ATGGGAGGGGCAGTGGTCGAAGAGGGCCTGACGGGCGTCAAGGCCCCAgatgggggctggggctgggccatCCTTTGGGGCTGTTTTGTCATCACAGGCTTCTCCTACGCCTTCCCCAAGGCGGTCAGCGTCTTCTTCAAAGAGCTCATACGAGAGTTTGGGATAGGCTACAGTGACACAGCCTGGATCTCCTCCATCCTGTTGGCCATGCTGTACGGGACAG gcccGCTCTGCAGCGTGTGTGTGAATCGCTTTGGCTGCCGGCCCGTCATGTTCACAGGTGGCCTCTTGGCGTCCCTGGGCATGGTGTCTGCATCCTTCTGTGGAAGCATCATCCAGCTCTACTTCACCACTGGGGTCATTACCG GCTTGGGTTTGGCGCTCAACTTCCAGCCCTCACTCATCATGCTCAACCGCTACTTCAACAAGCGGCGCCCCATGGCCAACGGGTTGGCGGCAGCGGGCAGCCCGGTGTTCCTGTGCGCCCTGTCCCCACTGGGGCAGGTGCTGCAGGACCACTATGGCTGGCGGGGTGGCTTCCTCATCCTGGGTGGCCTGCTGCTCAACTGCTGCGTGTGTGCTGCACTCATGCGGCCCCTGGAGGCGCCCCGGCTGGGTTCAGGTTCAGGGCCTGGGCCCCAGCGGCCACCCCGGCGGCTCCTGGACCTGAGCGTCTTCAGGGACCGCGGCTTTGTCATCTATGCCCTGGCCGCCTCCATCATGGTGCTGGGGCTCTTTGTGCCGCCCGTGTTCGTGGTGAACTACGCCAAGGACCTGGGTGTGCCCGACACCCAGGCGGCCTTCCTGCTGACCATCCTGGGCTTTATCGACATCTTCGCGAGGCCCACCGCCGGCTTCATCACAGGGCTCAAGAAGGTGCGGCCCTACTCTGTGTACCTCTTCAGCTTCGCCATGTTCTTCAACGGCTTCACCGACCTCACGGGATCTACAGCCAGTGACTACGGTGGCCTGGTGGTCTTCTGCATCTTCTTCGGCATCTCCTACGGCATGGTGGGGGCCCTGCAGTTCGAGGTACTCATGGCCATTGTGGGCACCCAGAAGTTCTCCAGTGCCATTGGCCTCGTGCTGCTGCTGGAGGCCATAGCTGTGCTCATTGGGCCCCCGTCGGGAG GCAAGCTCCTGGATGCGACGCACGTGTACCAGTATGTGTTTGTCCTGGCGGGGGCTGAGGTGCTGGCCTCCTCCCTCGTGCTGGTGCTGGGCAACTTCTTATGCATTGGGAAGAGGCCCGAGGCGGCCACGGAGGAGGAGCATCACAAGCCCCCCGAGGACGTGAAGGTGGACTCTCGGGAGGTGGAGCAATTCCTGAAGACAGAGCCTGAGAAGAACGGGGAGGTCGTTCACACCCCAGAAACGAGCGTCTGA